A stretch of Macadamia integrifolia cultivar HAES 741 chromosome 7, SCU_Mint_v3, whole genome shotgun sequence DNA encodes these proteins:
- the LOC122083627 gene encoding protein FAR1-RELATED SEQUENCE 5-like produces the protein MGDEGIGLDVENQPINQEGEKAMGDEDIGLDVEQPINHEGEKIVGDEDIGLDVENQPINQEGQKTMGDEDIGLNFEHPINQEGEKTMGDEDIGLDVENQPRIGMKFNSENEAYDFYNSYGARMGFSVRRNYAHRSRKDKTIVTSRMFVCSKQGYRKKDNRCMATKKPRAETRIDCPARMGIAIMDNGQYQCRDFVEEHNHLLHLPVTIHMMRSQQKLLDVHASEIDLADDFGIKPNATFEYIGRHAGRRQNHGHAQENDKNYLRTKRQRALSYGESGSLLLYFIKQTKVNPFFTYSLQLDDEEQITNIFWADPKMIIDYAQFGDVVTFDTTFCISKEYRPFSIFAGFNHHGGVVIFGVALLYDLTTESFKWLFEAFLEAHGQKKPITIFTDQDDAMERAIAEVFPKIWHGLCTWHIMQNGIKHLGNLMKDGTSFLKDFKTCMFHYGGELEFEKAWEKLRNDYEIKNGSWLDRIYGLKEKWAKCYMKKIFTIGMQSTQLSESLNRDLKDYLKSNLDVVQFLEHFERIVNEKRDNELKAEFDAKNKVPRNMFYKSPVMKQAGEVYTPWIFEEFQAEYNWIGACYIKFRNESNALLEYVVAIFEQEGDFKVLCNPSEAMIECSCRKFETFGILCCHALKILDVLDVKFIPKAYILRRWTWAARSMLVEDNKGKQVEENVHLDCTQCYRLLCPKLVNIASQASKSAEGYALVNKVVDELCKQLENIYIDAPHLAVSSEGLSAKKIEELGGTKRKEKDKSSYN, from the coding sequence ATGGGAGATGAAGGCATTGGTCTAGATGTTGAGAATCAGCCTATCAaccaagaaggagagaaagctATGGGAGATGAAGACATCGGTCTAGATGTTGAGCAGCCTATCAACCacgaaggagagaaaattgtgGGAGATGAAGACATTGGTCTGGATGTTGAGAATCAGCCTATCAACCAAGAAGGACAGAAAACTATGGGAGATGAAGACATCGGTCTAAATTTTGAGCATCCTATCAaccaagaaggagagaaaactATGGGAGATGAAGACATTGGTCTGGATGTTGAGAATCAGCCTCGGATAGGCATGAAGTTTAATTCAGAGAATGAGGCATATGATTTCTACAATAGCTATGGAGCAAGGATGGGTTTTAGTGTTAGGAGAAACTATGCACATAGGAGCAGAAAAGATAAGACAATCGTAACTTCGAGAATGTTCGTTTGTAGTAAACAAGGATATCGGAAAAAAGACAACCGATGTATGGCTACAAAGAAACCTCGAGCAGAGACAAGAATCGACTGTCCTGCACGCATGGGAATTGCGATTATGGATAATGGACAATACCAATGTCGTGATTTTGTTGAAGAGCATAATCACCTTCTTCATCTACCAGTTACCATTCATATGATGCGGTCACAACAGAAACTTTTAGATGTACATGCTTCAGAAATTGATTTGGCTGATGATTTTGGAATTAAACCTAACGCCACATTTGAGTACATCGGAAGGCACGCAGGCAGGAGACAAAACCATGGGCACGCccaagaaaatgataaaaattatcTCCGAACTAAACGTCAGCGTGCCTTATCTTATGGTGAATCCGGGAGTTTGTTATTGTACTTCATCAAACAAACTAAGGTTAATCCTTTTTTTACTTACTCATTGCAGTTGGATGATGAAGAACAAATAACAAATATATTTTGGGCCGATCCGAAGATGATAATAGATTATGCACAGTTTGGTGATGTTGTTACCTTTGATACTACATTTTGCATCAGCAAAGAATATAGGCCCTTCAGTATATTTGCTGGATTTAATCATCATGGAGGAGTTGTCATATTTGGGGTTGCATTGCTCTATGATTTGACAACTGAATCTTTTAAATGGTTGTTTGAGGCATTCTTGGAAGCTCATGGACAAAAGAAACCTATAACCATTTTTACTGATCAAGATGATGCAATGGAAAGGGCAATAGCTGAGGTGTTTCCTAAAATATGGCATGGATTGTGTACTTGGCACATTATGCAAAATGGCATAAAGCATCTAGGGAATTTGATGAAGGATGGAACaagttttttgaaagatttCAAAACTTGTATGTTTCATTATGGAGGGGAATTAGAATTTGAAAAGGCATGGGAAAAATTGCGCAATgattatgaaattaaaaatggTTCATGGTTAGATCGTATTTATGGGCTAAAAGAGAAATGGGCTAAGTGTTATATGAAGAAGATCTTCACCATAGGAATGCAGAGTACACAGCTTAGTGAAAGTTTGAATAGAGACTTGAAGGATTACTTGAAATCCAATTTGGATGTTGTGCAATTTCTTGAGCATTTCGAAAGAATAGTGAATGAGAAACGTGATAATGAGTTAAAGGCTGAGTTCGATGCAAAAAATAAGGTGCCAAGAAATATGTTTTACAAGTCCCCCGTAATGAAACAAGCAGGAGAAGTTTACACTCCTTGGATATTTGAAGAATTTCAAGCGGAGTATAACTGGATTGGAGCTTGCTACATAAAATTTCGGAATGAAAGTAATGCGTTGCTTGAGTATGTAGTTGCTATATTTGAGCAAGAAGGGGATTTTAAAGTCTTGTGTAACCCCTCTGAGGCTATGATTGAATGTAGCTGCAGGAAATTTGAGACATTTGGCATTTTATGTTGTCATGCTTTGAAAATTCTAGATGTGCTAGATGTTAAGTTTATTCCTAAAGCCTATATTTTGAGGAGATGGACATGGGCAGCAAGAAGTATGCTGGTGGAAGATAATAAGGGAAAACAAGTTGAAGAAAATGTTCATTTGGATTGTACACAATGTTATAGGCTTCTTTGCCCTAAACTAGTTAACATAGCATCACAAGCATCTAAATCAGCAGAAGGATATGCTTTGGTAAACAAAGTTGTTGATGAGTTGTGTAAACAACTTGAAAATATTTACATTGATGCCCCACATCTAGCTGTGTCAAGTGAGGGTCTTAGTGCAAAAAAGATTGAAGAGTTGGGTggaacaaaaaggaaagagaaagataaaagTTCTTACAACTAA
- the LOC122084716 gene encoding anther-specific protein LAT52-like, which translates to MPRVLMLFALYVIPALVSTCRPVRNSFVVVGKVCCDTCRCGFETFATTYMLDLRVTSTLFVDLCYGYNKSVVRVQCKDKDSLQVVYNVNGVTDATWAYKITIPDDHEDEICETVLISSPQNDCKVKSLGRDGSREKSLG; encoded by the exons ATGCCTAGAGTATTGATGCTGTTTGCTCTCTATGTCATTCCGGCCCTCGTGAGCACATGTCGCCCCGTCAGGAACTCCTTTGTCGTTGTGGGCAAGGTCTGCTGTGATACCTGCCGATGCGGCTTCGAAACCTTTGCCACCACTTACATGCTtg ATCTGAGGGTTACGAGTACCCTTTTCGTAGATCTCTGCTATGGATACAATAAATCTGTG GTTAGGGTTCAATGCAAGGACAAGGACTCACTCCAGGTGGTGTACAACGTCAACGGAGTGACAGATGCTACATGGGCATACAAGATCACAATCCCAGATGACCACGAGGATGAGATCTGCGAGACGGTGCTCATCAGTAGCCCACAGAACGACTGCAAGGTCAAGAGCCTAGGGCGTGATGGGTCTCGAGAGAAGAGTCTGGGCTAA